A stretch of DNA from Piliocolobus tephrosceles isolate RC106 chromosome 21, ASM277652v3, whole genome shotgun sequence:
TCCTGAGAGTCAGGGCCTGCAGCCTGGACTCCCGATCCTGAGCAGTGAGAGCCTGGAAGTCTGCAATTTGGGGCCTTTTAGGGAAAAAGGAACTAGGGACTCAGAAGTTTGGGTTCCATAGGGAGGGGCAAGATCGGAGCCTAGATTCCTGGCTCTCTAGGGATCTGAAGAACAGGACTtttgggtctgagggaggaggggctgggggcctggactcctgggtctgagggaagAGAGGCTGAGAGTCTGGACTCCTGGTTCTGAGAGGAGGGACTGGGACCTGGACTCCtaggtctgagggaggagggcgATGAGGGTCTGgcctcctgggtctgagggaggaggaggttagGGGTCCGGACTTCTGAGTGTGAGGAAGGAGAGGCCAGAGAAATttctgggtctgagggaggaggggctgggcctgaATGCCTTCTCCTTCTCAGCTCCAGCAGGAGAGGCCCTTCCTGGCCTTGCAGCTCCTGAGCGGCTCAGCAGGGCACCATGGCAGGATCTCTTCTCCTGCCCCTGCAGATCCTACTGCTATCGTTAGCCCTGGGAACTGCCGGAGAAGAAGGTGAAAGCTGGACTGGGAAGCCTGACCTCACCTCGGGGCCCCCACTGACCCTCTCCAGGGAGTCCCTGAGTCAGAACCCCTCCCTCCTCAAACAGCTTCCGTCCTGGGAGGACCAGACTGTCGGCTGAAGCCCCcgctcttcctgcttctgctgcctCAGGGGTCTCTGTCCCCTCCAGGCCCTGCTTTCTGTGCTCAGTGTCTCTCTGTGGTTCCCCCAATGAGATGCACCTCCTGGGTTTCTGAGCGGGCTCCTTCTGTCTGTCTCTATCCCTGTCTCttgctttctctgtatttctccaCGCGTTTCCgtctgtctctctccatctctgacTCCGGGAATCCCTGAGGTGCAGCTTCAGCCTTCCCCTGAGGCTGGCTACCCACATGCTCCTCCGTGTCTCCATCCAGCCCAGGGTGACAAGATTATCGATGGTGCCCCATGTGCAAGAGGCTCCCACCCATGGCAGGTGGCCCTGCTCAGTGGCAATCAGCTGCACTGCGGAGGCGTCCTGGTCGATGAGCGCTGGGTGCTGACTGCCGCCCACTGCAAGATGAAGTAGGTGCCGCCCAAGGCTCTGCTGGAGGTGCGCCAGCATCTCCGACTCCCTATGGAGAGGTGGGGGGGGCGGCTGTCTTTCTGTGCTTACGGCTCTATCCTCCTCTCCCTGGATCTCTGTCCCcctctctctgagtctctgtccctctctctctgggtctctgtccccccACCCCTGGGTCTTTGCACACCCTCTCTGTCACAGTGTCTCTTCTGAATCACTGAATGTCACTCTCCTCCCAGTGAGTACACCGTGCACCTGGGCAGTGATACGCTGGGCGACAGGAAAGCTCAGAGGATCAAGGCTTCGAGGTCATTCCGCCACCCTGGCTACTCCACACAGACCCATGTTAATGACCTCATGCTCGTGAAGCTCAATAGCCGGGCCAGGCTGTCATCCACGGTGAAGAAAGTCAGGCTGCCCTCCCGCTGCGAACCCCCTGGAACCACCTGTACTGTCTCTGGCTGGGGCACTACCACAAGCCCAGATGGTAGGTGGCCTCAgtgacccaggagtccaggccccagcccctcctccctcagacccaggagtccagaccccagcccttcctccctcagacccaggagtccaggcccccagcccctcctccctcagacccaggagtccagaccgcagcccctcctccctcagacccaggagtccaggcccccagcccctcctccctcagacccaggagccTGGGCCACAGCCTTTCTGGCCCTCACCCCATCCTCTCTGACTGACAGCTCCCCCTGCCCCCTGCAGTGACCTTTCCCTCCCCGCAGTGACCTTTCCCTCTGACCTCATGTGCGTGGACGTCAAGCTCATCTCCTCCCAGGACTGCACGAAGGTTTATAAGGACATGCTGGGAAACTCCATGCTGTGCGCTGGCATCCCCAACTCCAAGAAAAACGCCTGCAATGTGAGACTCTCCCCCTCAATCCCTCCCCAGTCCTGGGTACCCTGTCTGCATGCCCCAGGGGCAGAGCTTGACCCAAGTGACTGGGCACCAAGCCTGGCCTTGCCCTCCCCCGAGGCCTGGCCTCCTCAGCCTTTTTCACCTCATTCTCTGCCTAGGTCAGGGGTGGAAGCTTACTTAGGGGCTGATGTGGCCCTGGGGATGGGACAGAGAGTTTAATAGGGGTGAGAAAGTGGGGGTGGGACCAGGGAAGGGGAGTGAGGTGCTGGTCCCAGGCCCAAACCTTA
This window harbors:
- the KLK7 gene encoding kallikrein-7 isoform X1, which encodes MAGSLLLPLQILLLSLALGTAGEEAQGDKIIDGAPCARGSHPWQVALLSGNQLHCGGVLVDERWVLTAAHCKMNEYTVHLGSDTLGDRKAQRIKASRSFRHPGYSTQTHVNDLMLVKLNSRARLSSTVKKVRLPSRCEPPGTTCTVSGWGTTTSPDVTFPSDLMCVDVKLISSQDCTKVYKDMLGNSMLCAGIPNSKKNACNGDSGGPLVCRGTLQGLVSWGTFPCGQPNDPGVYTQVCKFTKWINDTMKKHR
- the KLK7 gene encoding kallikrein-7 isoform X2, with amino-acid sequence MNEYTVHLGSDTLGDRKAQRIKASRSFRHPGYSTQTHVNDLMLVKLNSRARLSSTVKKVRLPSRCEPPGTTCTVSGWGTTTSPDVTFPSDLMCVDVKLISSQDCTKVYKDMLGNSMLCAGIPNSKKNACNGDSGGPLVCRGTLQGLVSWGTFPCGQPNDPGVYTQVCKFTKWINDTMKKHR
- the KLK7 gene encoding kallikrein-7 isoform X3, whose amino-acid sequence is MLVKLNSRARLSSTVKKVRLPSRCEPPGTTCTVSGWGTTTSPDVTFPSDLMCVDVKLISSQDCTKVYKDMLGNSMLCAGIPNSKKNACNGDSGGPLVCRGTLQGLVSWGTFPCGQPNDPGVYTQVCKFTKWINDTMKKHR